In Arachis stenosperma cultivar V10309 chromosome 1, arast.V10309.gnm1.PFL2, whole genome shotgun sequence, one DNA window encodes the following:
- the LOC130935433 gene encoding uncharacterized protein LOC130935433: MAATMQATAEALENQINNGNNGNNSDEGPMTLSSFLKVHPPTFKGTLNPTDADNWNQVIVRALQAQQPGHLATNFPEKKRCEAGRVQQPGRVYTTSAVGAEGSETLIRGNCEMADKTLNALFDSGATHSFIAFEKAGDIGLKIVILGYDLKVYNATHEAMVTRLGCPQVPFRIQQPDFVHDLICLPMTGLDLLLGLDWLSKNHVLLDFSAKSMCVMPEDTKGPVVANSYYLNSMMVNCYGAECQGILLLTVGVSGDDQSLEQISVVCEFSEAFPDDI, encoded by the exons ATGGCTGCGACTATGCAGGCGACAGCCGAAGCCCtggaaaatcaaataaataatggAAATAATGGCAACAACAGTGATGAGGGTCCTATGACACTTTCCTCCTTTCTGAAGGTTCATCCTCCAACCTTCAAAGGAACCTTGAACCCTACTGATGCAGATAATTGGAATCAAGTCATAGTGCGAGCGTTACAGGCTCAGCAG CCCGGACACTTGGCCACTAACTTCCCAGAGAAGAAGAGGTGTGAGGCTGGCAGAGTGCAGCAGCCAGGGAGAGTATACACTACTTCTGCAGTAGGTGCTGAGGGGTCAGAGACACTAATTAGAGGTAACTGTGAGATGGCCGATAAAACTTTGAATGCCTTATTTGATTCTGGAGCTACAcattcatttattgcatttgagAAGGCTGGTGATATAGGATTGAAAATAGTAATCCTGGGGTATGATTTAAAGGTGTATAATGCTACTCATGAGGCTATGGTGACTAGGTTAGGGTGCCCACAAGTTCCATTTCGAATACAACAGCCTGACTTCGTGCATGACTTAATTTGTCTACCAATGACTGGTCTTGATCTCCTTCTGGGGTTGGACTGGTTATCCAAGAACCATGTTCTACTCGACTTTTCTGCAAAATCAATGTGCGTTATGCCAGAAGACACAAAAGGACCGGTTGTGGCAAATAGCTACTACCTGAATTCCATGATGGTGAATTGTTATGGAgccgaatgtcagggtatttTGTTGTTAACTGTGGGTGTTTCGGGGGATGATCAAAGCTTGGAGCAAATTTCagttgtgtgtgagttttcgGAGGCATTTCCCGATGATATTTGA